One Streptomyces sp. 840.1 genomic window, AGGTACACCGTCGTGAACGTCGATGCGTAGGAAGCCCGCCCGGAGCGAGAGAATCACAGCGACCTCCCGGCCGCCACTGTGCACGATGGCGTTGGTGACCAGCTCGGAGACGATCAAGACCGCCTCGTCAGCGACGTAGGCCAACCCGCTGGCGCTCAGGCGCTGCCGGGCCCGACGTCGCATGACGCCGACCATCTCGGCGTCCTCGGGCGGCGGAAGCTCACCTGGCGGCCGTTGCCTGATATCGAACGTGGAACGCATGAGGTTGCCGTTGCGGTGGGGGCCGCAGTGCGGTCGTACGGTAGCCGTTGTCATCACGTCCTCTGGGGGGCTCGGAGGACCACTCGGACCGCGGATACCGCCCTGCTGAGGGGGCTCCGCTCGTCGTCGAGGGCGAGAAGGGAACGTGCTTCGGCAAGGCAGCGGACCAGTTGCACCGGAGCGGTGAGCAGAGGGGCGCCGCCTATGGCCGAATCGGTGCTGGGTGCCTCTAGCCACTCCACCGGCACGCCCTGCGCCGACGGCGCGAGCCCGGGGATACGAACCGCGTGGCCGGTCCCGAGGCACGTCGGAACGGCACTCCGGTTGAGCCAGGAATCCCCGGCGACCAATCTGCCCCAGCGGGCTGCTGTGCCGGACGGGACGAGGACTGCTGCCGTGGTCAGGTTTGTGAAGCGGACCGCCGGCCCGACGGTCTGTTCGTACCGGTACAAAATGTCGTACGCCAGCTCAATGAGGGGGCGGGGTGCCAATACGACATCGAAGGTGATGCCGGTCGGCAGCCGCCGTGGGAAGTTGGGCGTACGACGCCAGGCGCTCATGGATTCCGCTGGGGAGGGAGTGGCTGAGGCGAACCACTCGGACAGGCGCTCGGGCTCGCCAGCCACGGTGCAGGTGTCCATGAGCCCCTCCCCGGTCGGCATCCGATCCTTGAGGACGCGCAGTGCGTCCGGCGTCACCTAGTGCATCTGAAGGGGTGGGGGCGGGAACAGGTCTTTTCACCTGAACCTTGGCCGCCCCCTACCCGCCTTTCACCCGCCCTTTTGCCTGCCATTTCCGTCTCACCAGCGCTTTCGCTGACGACGCCTCACGAAGCCCGCGCGATCCCCGCTACGGTGAGCAGAGACCAGTCGGTAAAGGGGGTATCCGGTGAGCCGTAGCCCGATGAGAGCGTTACGCGAGAGGCGCAACCGAACCCAGGCAAAGGCGGTCGACGAACTGAACTCGCTAGCGGAGCGGCTTGCCGCCGAGAAGCGGGTCTCGAAGTGTCCGACCTTCACCGTTCGCCAGCTGTCAAAGTGGGAACGCGAGACGAAGCCGCGCCCGTATCCGCACCCAGACACACGGGTGGTCCTTGAGCTGTACTTCCGGCGCTCAGTTGAGGAACTGGGGCTCCGTCCGGGCACCGGAGAAGACCCTCCTTCGGCTGCTGCTGTGCCTGTCGTGACGCCGGCCCCGCTCATCGAGCAGTCGGCAGCTGCGGTCCCGCTATTCGGCGGAGGCGACCTGGACTCGCCACCATGGCTGGCTCAAATGGCGACCGACGCGGCCAGCTCCGCGGACTGGAAGATCGCCGAGGACGAGGTCGATCTCCTCCGTGAGGCTGCGGATGACATGGACGCGCAAGACCAGCAGTTCGGCGGCAACCGTCTCTGGCGGCCGACGCGTGCTCATCTGCTGTGGGTACATCACATGATCGACCGCGGGATCTACGACGATCGGCTCGGCGAGCAACTGCATGCCCTGGCAGGTAAGTTCACTACCAGCCTCGGCTGGTTCTCCTACGATGCGGGGCTCCAGGCTAAGGCTCGCCAGTACTTCTCCGAGGCTCTGAATGCCGCGATGTTGACAGGCGACGATGTGCTCGCCAGTCGCACGTTGAGCAACATGGCTCGTCAGGCCGTGGACCTGGACAAGGGGCGAGAAGCGATCCGCTTCGCCCGGCTCGCGCAGACGCACGCAGGTTTGTGGCGGGCGCCGACGCGTGTCACGGCGCTCTTGGCTATCCGTGAGGCACAGGGGCACGCCCGGGTCGGAGACGCCTTTAACTGCGAGTCTGCGATCAAGCGGGCCTGGAAGGAATGGGAACGCGGGTCAGGCGACCGCGATCCTGATTGGACAACATTCCTCAACCAGGCCGAATTGGTGTGCCTGGAGGGGATGTGTCGACTTGATCTCGGACAGACTGCCCGCGCCCAGCAGCTTCTGGCGAAGTCGGAGAAGCTGCAGGACGTGGCGCACTCGCGGAACAGAGGGATGTGTCTCGGCCGGCTCGCGACCGCGGCCATCGGCGCGGGGGACATCGACCACAGCGTTGATGCCGCGAGGGAGGCCATTGCACTGATCCGGACCGCTGGGATGTCTTCCGCTCGGGCAGTCCAGCAACTGAAGATCGTCCACGATGGACTGGCCCCTCAGCACCGCGCCCGCGGGGTAGGGGACCTGCTCGAAGAAATCCGCGCAGTCGTCGCGTGATGCGGCAAGAGGAGAGATGAAACCAGTGGATGCGGAGTACCAGCGGTACGACGGGGCG contains:
- a CDS encoding ATP-binding protein; the protein is MRSTFDIRQRPPGELPPPEDAEMVGVMRRRARQRLSASGLAYVADEAVLIVSELVTNAIVHSGGREVAVILSLRAGFLRIDVHDGVPSCHARPKVSRDADEDGRGLVLVQSLAEVGRGTWGVENGGATTWCELELAAG